The following proteins are co-located in the Candidatus Dependentiae bacterium genome:
- a CDS encoding S41 family peptidase produces MIKKIVTGLFLLKMTFALPIGHSKKNTNPSFNEKEHEASMHRWLNTTAEVLSLVEKQSFRKVDFSSFMQTMLKAGVSSIDAHSAFIPNFEEVSETTSGQFCGVGVSIIAKANEDDALQIVDVLDDSPAQKSGITAGDKIVEVASEKLRGLSSDEVIAKIKGPIGTKVKLKVLRDKKPLEFEVKRDVIKEQSSHCYHFKDQNIYYFSLKMFTELAPQQMRKLLETANSNDCKGLILDLRSNPGGVLEAAVEIASLFLPKGSTVVITKDQKNAITGKYATKTDPVLKKNLPIVILINNFTASASEILAGALRHYSSQENSNLSVFILGTQSFGKGSVQKVIPLSNGCALKQTTELYFLPNNSSIQAKGISPDLLIKPKTIPEAELKWIDEFYGKETSLKHHITANEVEKLEKNEFPGFAHQIDKEVQKKQAELETKQEKDREKGEKQTFSKADLSKKRLEDIALNVQIQAGVNAISLIDLGKCSKPAELQSREATLTFLKQHLMTDSPTNVAKIE; encoded by the coding sequence ATGATAAAAAAAATAGTAACTGGCTTGTTTTTACTCAAAATGACATTTGCTCTTCCCATTGGACATTCCAAAAAAAATACAAACCCTTCATTTAATGAAAAAGAACACGAAGCTTCGATGCACCGCTGGCTCAACACAACCGCTGAGGTACTTTCTTTAGTTGAAAAACAATCATTTAGAAAAGTTGATTTTTCTAGCTTTATGCAAACAATGCTCAAAGCAGGGGTTTCCAGTATTGATGCCCACTCAGCATTTATTCCAAACTTTGAAGAAGTCTCAGAAACAACTTCAGGTCAATTTTGCGGTGTGGGTGTAAGTATTATTGCAAAAGCCAACGAAGACGATGCGCTTCAAATTGTCGATGTTCTTGATGATTCACCGGCTCAAAAATCTGGCATTACTGCTGGCGATAAAATTGTTGAAGTTGCAAGCGAAAAATTACGTGGACTTTCCTCAGATGAAGTTATTGCAAAAATCAAAGGACCGATTGGAACAAAAGTAAAACTCAAAGTACTGCGCGACAAAAAACCTCTTGAGTTTGAAGTCAAACGCGATGTTATAAAAGAACAAAGTTCACACTGCTATCACTTTAAAGATCAAAACATTTATTATTTTTCACTTAAAATGTTTACCGAACTTGCCCCTCAGCAAATGCGAAAACTCTTAGAAACCGCAAACTCAAATGACTGCAAAGGTCTCATTCTCGATTTGCGCTCCAATCCCGGGGGTGTTTTAGAAGCGGCAGTAGAAATCGCAAGCCTCTTTCTCCCAAAAGGCTCAACCGTTGTTATCACAAAAGATCAGAAGAATGCCATTACCGGTAAATATGCAACAAAAACAGATCCTGTTCTGAAAAAAAATCTGCCAATCGTCATTTTAATCAATAATTTTACTGCTTCTGCATCAGAAATTTTAGCAGGAGCTTTAAGGCATTATTCATCTCAAGAAAACAGCAACCTTTCAGTATTTATCCTTGGAACTCAAAGCTTTGGTAAAGGATCTGTTCAGAAAGTAATTCCGCTCAGCAATGGCTGTGCACTCAAGCAAACAACAGAATTGTACTTCCTGCCAAATAACTCATCGATCCAAGCAAAAGGCATCTCTCCTGATCTTTTGATCAAACCAAAAACAATTCCAGAAGCAGAATTAAAATGGATCGATGAATTTTATGGCAAAGAAACTTCGCTTAAACACCACATCACAGCAAATGAAGTTGAAAAATTAGAAAAAAATGAATTTCCTGGATTTGCTCATCAAATCGATAAAGAAGTGCAAAAAAAGCAAGCTGAACTAGAAACAAAACAAGAGAAAGATCGTGAAAAAGGAGAAAAACAAACATTTAGCAAAGCAGATCTTTCCAAAAAACGATTAGAAGACATCGCGCTTAACGTTCAAATTCAAGCGGGCGTAAATGCAATTTCATTAATTGACCTGGGAAAATGCAGCAAACCTGCTGAATTACAAAGCAGAGAAGCAACATTAACATTCCTTAAACAGCATTTAATGACGGATTCTCCAACAAATGTGGCAAAAATCGAATAA
- a CDS encoding tyrosine recombinase XerD produces MNFALFLEHQKKFIETLNAERNLSKHTLRAYSSDLEQIELFWTRINTTEKENKLSFDEIIQRFIVALFYKKLSKPSLARKLSTIRTFKKYLEGVGIEITFDVKSPRIDKKLPSVLSEQEMETILDSITDEQLKSSHPLRDRAIMEILYATGVRSSELSEMRVENINFQEKTIKIKGKGKKERIVLFNDSAKKKLQLYMTQERNALLADIRDHGILFINHSGTQLTPRSVQRVCERFRACLPVDRPLTPHKLRHSFATHLLNHGANLRVVQELLGHNSLTTTEIYTHVSPQQLKELCVSKHPLNKREKRGKLTRAKEEK; encoded by the coding sequence ATGAATTTTGCACTTTTTTTAGAACATCAAAAAAAATTTATCGAAACATTAAACGCAGAACGCAATCTTTCCAAACACACTCTTCGAGCATACAGCAGTGATCTTGAACAAATTGAACTCTTTTGGACACGAATCAACACCACAGAAAAAGAAAATAAACTCAGTTTTGACGAAATAATTCAACGATTCATTGTGGCTCTTTTTTATAAAAAGCTCAGCAAACCATCACTTGCGCGCAAACTTTCCACCATTCGAACATTCAAAAAATACCTTGAAGGCGTGGGAATAGAGATAACATTTGATGTCAAATCCCCTCGAATCGATAAAAAACTCCCTTCGGTTCTAAGCGAACAAGAAATGGAAACCATTCTTGACTCAATCACCGACGAACAACTCAAAAGCTCTCACCCCCTCAGAGACCGGGCGATTATGGAAATTTTATATGCGACCGGTGTTCGCTCCTCAGAACTATCTGAAATGCGGGTAGAAAACATCAATTTTCAGGAAAAAACAATAAAAATTAAGGGAAAAGGCAAAAAAGAACGGATTGTTCTTTTTAATGATTCGGCAAAAAAAAAGCTTCAACTGTATATGACCCAAGAACGAAACGCCTTACTTGCCGATATTCGTGATCATGGTATTCTATTTATTAATCATTCAGGAACGCAGCTAACCCCAAGATCTGTTCAGCGAGTGTGCGAACGCTTTCGCGCATGCTTACCGGTTGATAGGCCTTTAACGCCCCATAAACTTCGTCACTCTTTTGCAACGCACCTTTTAAACCACGGTGCCAATTTGCGAGTTGTCCAAGAACTTCTCGGGCACAATAGCCTTACAACAACCGAAATTTACACTCATGTGTCGCCTCAGCAGCTCAAAGAACTATGCGTGTCAAAACACCCTTTAAATAAGCGAGAAAAACGTGGAAAACTCACCCGAGCAAAAGAAGAAAAATAA